From Chryseobacterium shandongense, the proteins below share one genomic window:
- a CDS encoding RagB/SusD family nutrient uptake outer membrane protein, with amino-acid sequence MKSKFLTINKIILSVAVLALTGCTNLDEKVIDEVLGAEVADPEAALAAAYSQLGEGTFVDHGSVFALQEYSTDEALLPTRGSDWGDGGKWRAMHEFTWDANSDVVKNTWNQLNFGITKSLTAISSANKSTGTNKALFLAEAKGLLAFYTYTTIDLFGQAPYRDPDNINAPIQIRKADATIDELIKEVEGLIPNLADIKTQNTHAGRFTKQAAYALLADMYLNRAVLKNKTASTFNFTEQAVNGGGTDMDKVIQYSNLLINNPLFSLESNYFHNFDINNDNSKEMIFSVIQKKFAGSDKGSDNDLAYMSMERIQKPSPDNRGTNASCITPEFYYSWNGNHDDPRFQRSYQYEDGTWFRNDGTDVSVPSTSKVEGTGKPWFHFNRGLQVGQQYGPKILSNGNFDMTSDGRIKVYKLFTEKNTTLAADFTPELNFDNPSEAVFTQAQINRGVRNFKFEFDPGYGNNGTSGMDVPLYRLGTIYMMRAEAYFRSGNVTAALSDVNKLRTSRTNDALKNNAPGVALTSLDANALFRESGFELYWEMYRRKAMIRFGKFDLAGTAKPASQPYRRIFPIPQATIDASKDFTQNPGY; translated from the coding sequence ATGAAATCTAAATTTTTAACAATCAATAAAATCATTTTATCCGTTGCAGTATTAGCTTTGACAGGCTGTACCAATCTGGATGAAAAAGTAATCGATGAAGTACTGGGTGCTGAAGTGGCAGATCCTGAAGCAGCTTTGGCTGCAGCTTACAGCCAGCTTGGCGAAGGAACTTTTGTAGATCACGGAAGTGTTTTCGCTTTGCAGGAATATTCTACGGATGAAGCGCTTTTGCCTACGAGAGGAAGCGACTGGGGAGATGGTGGAAAATGGAGAGCCATGCACGAATTTACCTGGGATGCCAACAGCGATGTGGTAAAAAATACCTGGAACCAGCTCAATTTCGGCATTACAAAGTCTTTAACGGCTATCTCAAGTGCCAATAAAAGTACGGGAACCAACAAAGCATTGTTTTTGGCTGAGGCAAAAGGGTTATTAGCGTTTTACACATATACTACGATTGATTTGTTCGGGCAGGCTCCTTATAGAGATCCGGATAACATCAATGCGCCGATTCAGATTAGAAAAGCTGACGCTACCATTGATGAATTAATCAAAGAAGTGGAAGGGCTTATCCCAAATTTAGCGGATATTAAAACCCAGAATACCCATGCAGGAAGATTCACAAAACAGGCGGCTTATGCATTGTTGGCAGATATGTATCTGAACAGGGCTGTTCTGAAAAATAAAACAGCAAGCACTTTCAATTTCACGGAACAGGCTGTGAATGGGGGAGGAACGGATATGGATAAAGTGATTCAATATTCTAATTTATTGATTAATAATCCACTATTTAGTTTAGAATCCAATTATTTCCACAATTTCGATATCAATAATGATAACAGTAAGGAAATGATCTTCTCGGTTATTCAGAAGAAATTTGCGGGTTCTGATAAGGGTTCTGATAATGACCTTGCTTATATGTCGATGGAAAGAATTCAGAAACCCTCTCCGGATAACAGAGGAACAAACGCATCGTGTATAACGCCTGAATTTTATTATTCATGGAATGGAAATCATGATGATCCGCGTTTCCAGAGATCGTATCAGTATGAAGACGGGACTTGGTTCAGAAATGACGGAACGGATGTAAGTGTACCATCAACGAGCAAAGTAGAAGGAACCGGAAAGCCGTGGTTCCACTTCAACAGAGGTTTGCAGGTCGGGCAGCAGTATGGTCCTAAAATTCTATCAAACGGTAATTTTGATATGACTTCAGACGGGAGAATTAAAGTGTACAAATTATTCACTGAAAAAAATACGACGCTTGCAGCCGATTTCACTCCGGAACTGAATTTTGACAATCCTTCGGAAGCTGTGTTTACTCAGGCACAAATCAACAGAGGGGTAAGAAATTTCAAATTTGAATTTGATCCAGGTTACGGAAATAACGGGACAAGTGGAATGGATGTTCCTTTATACAGATTAGGGACGATCTATATGATGAGGGCGGAAGCGTATTTCAGAAGCGGAAATGTAACGGCAGCATTGTCAGATGTTAATAAGCTGAGAACAAGCAGAACAAATGACGCTTTAAAAAATAATGCTCCGGGTGTTGCCCTTACTTCTCTCGATGCGAATGCGCTATTCAGGGAGTCAGGATTTGAGCTTTATTGGGAAATGTACCGAAGAAAAGCGATGATCAGATTTGGAAAGTTTGATCTTGCCGGAACAGCAAAACCTGCATCCCAGCCTTACAGAAGAATTTTCCCGATTCCTCAAGCAACCATTGATGCCTCAAAAGATTTTACCCAAAATCCGGGATACTAA